TGCGGCTGCGGGTGTCGGGCGTCCGAGCGCACCGAGAGCATATCCGTGGATCAGAAGCCCAGCTCACGGGGCAAGACGACTGCACACGGGGCCGCGCTCTCCGACAGATGGAGCATCGTCACAAACGTTAGGTCATCCAGGGCTTGGTGGCGCGCATTAGAGCGGGAGCGCGCATCCGCACGCTGCTGATTCTCTACAGGCGCGCCGCCGCGTAGTCTCTTTAGCTCCGCCCACCGCCCGATAGACGCTATAACTGCACTCTACactttatatattaaattctataatcttaaaaaaatgtcagatttggAACAAAAACTATAAACGGCCTTTAAGAGGTGTTCTCAAACCTTTTGCAGCCAGGGACTCCTAACGAACTGCCTTATGTTctgactataataataataatagtgataataataataataataataataataataataataataacgattaGGCCAAAATAAATTGATACACTCAGAAAAgagtaataaaatgtaatatgaaTCTATATCTGGAAACATGGATATACACGTTCTTTTAGactatatttctttctttcttttgaatttttactattatttattattacttttaatacatttttttaaaatctctttgcacgtacatatttatttaatcctACGCATTCCATCAGGCATACATTAGgcctactttttaaaaatgtagatttttatacTTGATTTCTTACTACGTGTAAGAAAGTGctctataaaaaaattattattattacaattatataaTGTACTTTGCCTTAAATGATTAAAGTACATTCATGGACCGTAATAAGCTTacattaaagtttttaaaaatgtacactaTGCATCTTTCTAGATTAAAGATACATACTGAAGGTACAAAATGATGATACAACTCCACTGACATGGAAAGGTAATGTTTAGTACCCCTTTttatgagagtgtgtatgattgtatttatttattggtacTAATAAAGATGTTTTTTAATATGCTGAACCTTCCACCAACAGACGCAGACTTTCCCCAGCTCTATTAGAACTGTAGTTTGATGGTTAGAatactatttaatttattgaaCAGGAATTAAAGGTGCATTTAAATAACATTAGTGTGTGGGAGGGCTCTAATAGTTAAATGGGTGGAGTTTaatatttgaatgattttttttaactcacccatgtacacaaagctccgcccccaaaaACGTATGATTTGTTGGTAAAACTAGAGTTTCCATTAGCAAGGACTGTCCTGACATGACTTTCAAGAACGCTCAGACCTTCTGATTGAAAAGCAAAGATACATCTCTATAAGCATACAACTTCTCTTAATAATTTTTGAGGACGTGAATGGGCGTTATTATAAAATGACATACAAGAGGCcaatccaaatacaaacacacccaGACCAGACCAGAAGGTAGGTTTCCAAACCAGCTACATAACACACTTGTTCTGAGACAATGGcttacactattattattactgactattgcacctttaaataatgaaatagtAACTATTAGAACTATAGGTGATATATAGTGAGAACCGTCAACCTCAATCATGCAGTTGATAATTTTTCAGAGAAGAATGCCGTATGAGTAGCTGAACGTATATTGCATCAtgtttgggggggagggggagaaaaAATAAGTGACcatatccatacatccatcaaATAAAAGGTCCACCGCTGCTGAGCTGATACGATCTGAGTGGTGCGTTATTCTCAGTGCAGCAGCGGCACGGTGTGGTGTGGTGACGGTCCGAGCTGATCAGCTCCTAAAAACCATCGTTACAGAAGAACGACTTTCGCGCAATAATACAGGCAACAAAACAAACCTTATTTCATTTTAAGGAGCAGAAAAGAAAACTTGTTTGCTCGTTTTATTACATAGTAACAGAATACATATCCGTAACTGTTTTTAGCATCACATTAGAACATAATACATATTCATATCTCAAGGTCATTTCTTACCTTATTAAATAAGAACTAAATAAATCATTCTGGATTTTTAATGGCCAAAGACCCAGTCGCGCGCTCGGATGAATAACCACTAGCACAcccgcgcgcgcacacacgcacacacttcctttgcaacatacacacaaaatataaGTATATCCCACTACATCTGGAAAGAAAACGTCAAGGaaaccacttttttttccctactGTTTCCTTGAAACGAGACATTGAGGCATAATGTAAAGGTTTGTTGAGAAGCGTACCGATTCATCTGCTCAGAAGGAAACgaagctgcagtgtgtgtgtgtgtgtgtgcgtgtatatatattacaacCCTGTTCATGCACAGAGGATGAGAACACAGAACCATAATGAGCTCATCATTATCATAAATCACCTTCATTAAGAATTAAACTTTGGAGAGAATTCTAAGCAGTGTTcagttcataataataataataataataataataataataataataataataataatctgtgcTCTGATGATATTCTGAGTACGGTTGGTTCTTAGGCCTGTTATATTGACTAAACTGCAGGGGAAGACACGGGGGAAAATCCATTATAACAGTAGGTGACGGGGAAAAAAAGGACTTGGAAGACGACATCatgtaacttaaaaaaaaaaaaaaaaaatgtcaaagaaCTCAAATGTCAGTAACGAGCTGAGCTGAAGGAGAATCATCAACATTTGGGGTAAACGTAAAGAGAAATTTAAACACGGATTTAAAATcatctgctctttttttttctaccattgcacctattttaaaaagtttgtcCCGTTAGACGCGAAAACCCCCCCCCCTTAAATCTCCTCCTGGAAGTGCTTTAAGAAGAATAACGAACTGATTATCGATcaatcattaaaataatgacCTGCGTTCTGCCATTATACTCTcacacaggtttttaaaaaaaaaaaaaaaaaaaaaaaaaaaaaaaaaaaaaaaaaaaaaccccaacatgatgcaaatttaaaaatgacGCATGCACACGATGGGATGGAcgaaatattattaaataatgtgtGCTGAAGCATCAGAAATGTGGACAGAACAATATTCAGTTCATATCATTACAGCATGTAGTGTTAAGTGACTCGTCACCATTGCAATTACTAGAATCTTAAAACCACGAATTCGTTGCAATCAGAGCAGGGATGCGTCACCACGCCCTGACCGGCAACGTGCTAAACGTGTGAAGAGCTTTAAAATTGGAACATTCTGCTAAGAGAGCGTGCCGTAAAACTAAAATCCAAACTGATTTCAAGAGGAGCTTATGCATCTTACGCAGGTTTCTATACTGTGTCTCAACGTCGAACTCTCGCAACAcaaggaacaaaaaaaaccaaacaaacaaacaaaaaaaaaaaagcacacaggcATTCGTATATTTACATTTCCTCAGAGTCTGGCATGTACAGATCAATCTATAAAATCCATTACATGAAATTAAGTGAAATGCTGAAGATTAGCTTTTGCTAACACTGATTCGTCACAGTTAATATCTGTCGTGTTCTGTTAACGGAACCCTGAAGCAGGATGGAGGGGACTACGCAGAcaggaggagaaagaaagaaagaaaaaaaaaaaaaaaaaaaatacacaggtctaaaaaaataaagctttgTTAATTCTCTGTGTTGTTTCTTCTTTTGGTTCTACCTACAGCTGAATAGAGTGGGAGTTGATGGAGGAACGGGTGGAACAGCTGAAGCGCTATGTACAGGAGCGATGGAGGAAGTGAGTCAGTCCTGATGGCTGGACAGAATGGGCTGCCTACAGATGGGGCACGTGTTGTTCTCCGAGAGCCAGCGGTCGATGCAGTGGATATGGAACTCGTGTGCACAGGGGAGGCTGCGCAGCTTGTTGCCCTGCGCATACTCGTTGATGCATACACTGCACGCGCGCCCCTGCTCGCCCTCCAGGCTCGCCTGGCCGTAGGTGCGCGTGGCCAGATTGTCGATCTGCTCTTTGGTGAGGCCGCGCGGGTGCTCGTCGTCCTCCTCGTCGTTCAGCAAGAAGAAGTGCGCCAGCCGCAGGATGGGCAAGGTGCCGTTCTCAACCAGGTTATTCGTGTCCCGCCCGTTGGCACCCACCCTCGCCTGGCCTGCCTCGCCCGCTGCTCCACCCTCTCGTCCCGAATCGGTCACAGCGTTCCCTGTTGTGGCTTCACCATCCTGCGCTCGCTGTGTCTGAGCCGCAGCGTTGACACCCACGTTCTGTCCAGGGGCGGAGCTTTCCGGGTCTGCCTCGGTCTCCATTAAAGAGCTGAGCTCTCCGAAGCCGGTCATGATCTGTCGCAGGATGGAGCGTAGCGCTGTGGAACTCGGCTCGCCCAAACCCGTCTCCGAGATGCGGCGCAGAGGAATGCGGATAGTGCTTACGTAGGTGCGGATGCCAGCGCGTTCCGAGCGCGAGATGGTCCGTCTGAAGCCTCCGCTGTCGCTCTCGAAAGTGACCGTATTTTCAGCGGCGCGGGCACGAGACCGCGTGCGGCTGGCAATGCTGTCCCGGTCTCGGTTCTCGCCCGGCCGGATTCTGCGCACCTGCAAATCCAACATGATAGTCGGGTGCCGGCGGACACCTCCTGCCGTGCCTGACGCTGGCGTCTCGCCTTCCTCAGTGCCCGCTTCGGGGGCAGATTCAACTGGTACTGTCGGCTCAGCGGGAACTTCCACCGTCTCCActagagcagcagcagcagcagcagcagcagccgtGTTTCCAGCAGGCTCTATTGCAGGGGCACTGTTGCCGGGGGTGGGACTAGAGCTTCGGGCGGAGTTTCTATCCAGAGGTGAGCGGCTACGACGCGAGGACCGGGACACAGCTATCCGGCGGACCCGACCACGTGAACGAGTTCTGCGTGCCTCACGGCTAGCCGCCGCCCCCTGCACGCTGGCCTGAGACACAGCTTCTGGACAGTCCGGAACGTCGTTAACTTCCTGCTCCTCCTCGTTACTAAGTGAAGGAGGCTGCGTCTGTACTTGACCCTGCACGCTGTTGGTACTATCCTGCTCTTGAGGCAGGGACGTGGGCATGGCCTGtgaaggagggggaggaggaggaggaagcgcTGCTGGCTGAGGCAAAGCAAGGTTCCTCCTCAAACTCGTATACGGCGCCTGCGAGATCAGAGGTGGGGTTATGGGTGGGGTAGTACTACTGCGAGTGCGCCGTGCCTGAGCCCGCCTCCCCAGAGTGGGCCTGGTTGTAGAATAAGGGGTGGGGTGCTGAGTGGAATAGGGCGTGGGCCTCAGGGGAGTGCGTATAGACGCAGAGGCCCTCTGCGGGACAGGAAGTTCAATGGGGTCAGAAGTGTCGCTGTGTTCCCCCGGCTCGGGCTGCTCGTGATTGATGTTGATTTCCAGGCTGAAGCGAAACTCGCCACTGTTTGGATTCGTGCGGCTGACGGCACGCCACGTCTGGTTGCCGCTCTGGCCGCTGCGGGTGGCGTTGCCTGTGCGCCGGAACGTGTTCAGCCACTCCAGCAGAGAGTCTCCGTTCGTGCTCTCGGTGCCCGGCTCAACAGCAGCTGCAACGCGAGCACACAGAAAGTGGTCTAATCAgggttgtgttgtttttttttttttttagaatattaTTTTTACAGGATACACAACAAGAACAAGATCCATAAATATATCTAAATTTGATCGAGCCAAAGACCTGCTGATAAGAACCCTCTAACTCACCACTGCTGCCCTCCTGTCCTTCCTCACTGTTCTGTGGACGTGATTCAGGGCGAGGCTGTGAGGACACGCGCTCCTTTGCTCCATCCAGACGCTGTCTCAGCTCCTCGGCTGTGacttcacctacacacacacacacacacacaggaagacaAAATTCATAAGGAATTTAACAAACATAACATGTTGGGATTAGCATCAATATACTGCTGAATGAGGaccctgcagtgtgtgtgtgtgtgtgtgtgtgtgtgtgtgtgtgtgtgtgtgtgtgtaaaatcacCTGGTGTACCCAGCAGGTTGCTGTCTCTCATGAGCCGATACTCCTCCTCGCTCAGCTCGTTGATGAAGTGGTAGTACGCCTCCTCCCGCCGAAGACGCTCGGCCTGACGGCGACGCTCGTCTCGCCCGCCGGGAGGGTCCATCACCACGGAAACCACTGTTCAACGTTAGCCCACACATAAAAGGGTAAACTGTTAGCGCTGCTGGACATGACTACACAGtggtgtgcaaaagtttgtgcaccctttACAGATGGATGCCAATGTCAGGTTTCATAGGTGTTCTTTCATTATCagaaaaccaaataaaaataacaatagatTACAACTTATTTCTTATATAAAGTAGCTGTTTTTGGTCACGGTACCAGAAAAGGGTACTGCAGTATAAACATTGtttccaacaaccaatcactgctcagcattgttcccaacaaccaataaCTGATCAGcgttgttcccaacaaccaatcactgctGAGCATTGTTCCCACTAATCAGCCACTGATCACTGTTTGCTCCACCCACACACTTATTTGTTCTTCCTCTTAAACTCTGTTCTTGGTGAAATGTAATAAGTGACTTATTCCATCTGTAATCATTTCCATCCTGCCTGCTGTTCACGGCATCTTTTCCTCTGGGCTCTCGACAGAATTTTGTAAAAAC
This genomic interval from Ictalurus punctatus breed USDA103 chromosome 23, Coco_2.0, whole genome shotgun sequence contains the following:
- the rnf6 gene encoding E3 ubiquitin-protein ligase RNF6 yields the protein MDPPGGRDERRRQAERLRREEAYYHFINELSEEEYRLMRDSNLLGTPGEVTAEELRQRLDGAKERVSSQPRPESRPQNSEEGQEGSSAAVEPGTESTNGDSLLEWLNTFRRTGNATRSGQSGNQTWRAVSRTNPNSGEFRFSLEININHEQPEPGEHSDTSDPIELPVPQRASASIRTPLRPTPYSTQHPTPYSTTRPTLGRRAQARRTRSSTTPPITPPLISQAPYTSLRRNLALPQPAALPPPPPPPSQAMPTSLPQEQDSTNSVQGQVQTQPPSLSNEEEQEVNDVPDCPEAVSQASVQGAAASREARRTRSRGRVRRIAVSRSSRRSRSPLDRNSARSSSPTPGNSAPAIEPAGNTAAAAAAAAALVETVEVPAEPTVPVESAPEAGTEEGETPASGTAGGVRRHPTIMLDLQVRRIRPGENRDRDSIASRTRSRARAAENTVTFESDSGGFRRTISRSERAGIRTYVSTIRIPLRRISETGLGEPSSTALRSILRQIMTGFGELSSLMETEADPESSAPGQNVGVNAAAQTQRAQDGEATTGNAVTDSGREGGAAGEAGQARVGANGRDTNNLVENGTLPILRLAHFFLLNDEEDDEHPRGLTKEQIDNLATRTYGQASLEGEQGRACSVCINEYAQGNKLRSLPCAHEFHIHCIDRWLSENNTCPICRQPILSSHQD